A window from Candidatus Amarolinea dominans encodes these proteins:
- a CDS encoding ScyD/ScyE family protein, giving the protein MMKKHTYRAFTFSLILTLLLVALAPVAGASAPATQPVIKPSVWGHYLGGAAAPLHPTSFQVVAEGLNNPRGMTFGPDGGLYIAEAGVGGSTCFTFPDGSQVCWGYTSQVTRVLNGQQTVLGPALISLSTPDGEAVGVQDVAFDPGGHLFGVVGLGADPALRDPLGFLGADGMNFGQLVAFHEDGGWQNFIDIAGYEGVANPDGGVLDSNPYALFAYGDGFVVADAGGNDLLHAWMTGTISTMAVFPDVMVEFPPGSGSMIPMQAVPTSVSQGPDGAYYVSQLTGFPFPVGGANVYRVTDSGFDTYASGFTNILDTAFDPEGNLYVVEMAHEGLLSGSPFGALYRVAPDGSKTMITGDLFLPTGLAYGPDGALYVAEYGVVPGMGRVVRIGITDSVTVEPDTAIVGETVTVHAHAMNDGGAAMGVMHIVPIDHNLVSYVDGSAFGGAFPISIPLGEALRLFQAGGEKALRAASATSTVVAVAWIGDQAAGEEVHFGFQAKVELGAAGAGVTFMLHSYQMNTEIASASSVLSVPALHDYQEVLQDGVNGYSGTSDTFLDAWMPMMPYGADANFYVRQPGVKSALVQFDLAGISSVAYVSQAQIGVWVTYSSGNPVDMSAYGVLKPWSEAGATWMEADAGMAWETPGAMGPSDRSSTAADRTSVGGSGRWVWFDVTDLAQMWVMDPTSNHGIVVMGDGSTNAELEFTSSDYIVTFVRPQMKVIYQAP; this is encoded by the coding sequence ATGATGAAGAAGCATACATATCGAGCTTTCACTTTCTCCCTGATCTTGACCCTGTTGCTTGTGGCGTTGGCGCCTGTCGCCGGCGCCAGCGCTCCCGCCACACAACCGGTGATCAAACCATCGGTGTGGGGTCACTACCTGGGCGGCGCCGCGGCCCCGCTGCATCCGACCTCTTTCCAGGTGGTTGCCGAGGGCCTGAACAACCCGCGCGGCATGACCTTTGGCCCGGACGGCGGTCTCTATATTGCCGAGGCAGGCGTTGGTGGATCCACGTGCTTCACCTTCCCGGACGGCTCACAGGTCTGTTGGGGCTACACCAGCCAGGTCACGCGCGTGCTCAACGGCCAGCAGACTGTTCTTGGCCCCGCGCTGATCTCATTGTCCACGCCGGACGGAGAAGCAGTAGGCGTGCAGGATGTGGCCTTCGATCCAGGCGGCCATCTCTTCGGTGTCGTAGGCTTGGGCGCTGACCCTGCCCTGCGCGACCCGCTCGGTTTCCTGGGCGCCGATGGCATGAACTTCGGCCAATTGGTGGCGTTCCATGAGGATGGCGGCTGGCAGAATTTCATTGATATTGCCGGCTACGAAGGCGTCGCCAATCCCGACGGCGGCGTGCTCGACAGCAACCCCTACGCGTTGTTCGCGTACGGCGACGGTTTCGTGGTGGCGGATGCCGGCGGCAACGACCTGCTGCACGCCTGGATGACCGGCACGATCTCGACGATGGCCGTTTTCCCGGATGTCATGGTGGAATTCCCGCCCGGCTCCGGCAGCATGATCCCCATGCAGGCCGTGCCCACTTCGGTATCGCAGGGGCCTGACGGCGCTTACTATGTGAGTCAACTGACCGGCTTCCCCTTCCCGGTTGGCGGCGCTAATGTCTATCGCGTGACAGACAGCGGCTTCGACACCTACGCCAGCGGCTTCACCAATATCCTGGACACGGCCTTCGATCCCGAAGGCAATCTGTACGTGGTCGAAATGGCGCATGAGGGTCTGCTGTCGGGCAGCCCGTTTGGCGCCCTCTACCGCGTGGCGCCGGACGGCAGCAAGACCATGATCACCGGCGACCTTTTCCTGCCCACCGGCCTGGCCTATGGCCCGGACGGCGCGCTCTACGTGGCGGAATACGGTGTGGTGCCGGGCATGGGCCGCGTCGTGCGCATCGGCATCACCGACTCGGTGACGGTCGAGCCAGACACGGCCATCGTAGGCGAAACCGTGACCGTCCACGCACACGCAATGAACGACGGTGGTGCTGCGATGGGCGTCATGCACATTGTGCCGATTGACCACAACCTGGTTTCCTATGTGGATGGCAGCGCGTTTGGCGGCGCTTTCCCCATCTCCATCCCGCTGGGCGAGGCGCTGCGCCTGTTCCAGGCGGGCGGTGAGAAAGCCCTACGCGCGGCCAGCGCCACCAGCACGGTGGTAGCCGTGGCCTGGATTGGCGATCAGGCGGCCGGCGAAGAGGTGCATTTTGGCTTCCAGGCGAAGGTGGAACTGGGCGCAGCCGGCGCCGGTGTAACCTTCATGCTCCATTCCTATCAGATGAACACCGAAATCGCTTCGGCCTCCAGCGTCCTCAGCGTCCCGGCGTTGCATGACTACCAGGAAGTGCTGCAGGATGGCGTCAACGGCTACAGCGGTACCAGCGATACCTTCCTCGACGCCTGGATGCCGATGATGCCGTACGGCGCGGATGCCAACTTCTATGTGCGCCAACCCGGCGTCAAGAGCGCGCTGGTACAGTTCGATCTAGCGGGCATCAGCAGCGTGGCGTATGTGTCACAGGCGCAGATCGGCGTGTGGGTTACCTACAGCAGTGGCAATCCGGTGGACATGTCTGCCTACGGCGTGCTCAAGCCCTGGTCAGAGGCCGGCGCCACCTGGATGGAAGCGGACGCCGGAATGGCCTGGGAAACGCCCGGCGCCATGGGGCCAAGCGACCGCAGCAGCACGGCGGCCGACCGGACCTCCGTCGGCGGTTCTGGCCGCTGGGTCTGGTTCGACGTGACGGACCTGGCGCAGATGTGGGTCATGGATCCGACATCGAACCACGGCATCGTCGTCATGGGTGACGGCAGCACCAATGCCGAGCTTGAATTCACCTCGTCCGACTACATCGTGACTTTCGTGCGCCCGCAGATGAAGGTAATCTACCAGGCGCCGTAA
- a CDS encoding tryptophan synthase subunit alpha, whose amino-acid sequence MENGDRELQTGLGHVEAIFAAARREGRAVFMPYLVIGHPDAETSLALVEALVAVGTEMFELGVPFSDPLADGPVIQRATQHALEQGVTLAGCLAAVRELRRRGISAGFNLMGYVNPLLAYGLERFCADATAAGVDGVIVPDLPPEENGELAAACSRHGLALIRFLAPTSTAARVQAVTQQAEGFLYLVSLTGVTGAREALPVDLAAFVARVRAATTVPLAVGFGISTPAQAHAVAQIADGVIVGTAIVTLAAGPNPVAAVRDFGQAMVRAQHKVQSA is encoded by the coding sequence ATGGAGAATGGGGATCGGGAATTGCAGACGGGGTTGGGGCATGTGGAGGCGATTTTTGCCGCGGCGCGGCGTGAGGGGCGCGCGGTGTTCATGCCGTACCTGGTGATCGGTCATCCTGATGCGGAGACTTCGCTGGCGTTGGTGGAGGCCCTGGTTGCGGTGGGTACGGAGATGTTCGAGCTGGGCGTGCCCTTCTCGGACCCGCTGGCCGATGGGCCGGTGATCCAACGGGCCACGCAGCACGCGTTGGAGCAAGGTGTGACGCTGGCCGGATGCCTGGCCGCGGTGCGTGAACTACGGCGCCGGGGGATCAGCGCCGGCTTCAATCTGATGGGCTATGTCAACCCGCTGTTGGCCTATGGCCTGGAGCGTTTTTGCGCCGATGCGACCGCCGCCGGGGTGGATGGCGTGATCGTGCCTGACCTGCCGCCAGAAGAGAACGGTGAGTTGGCGGCCGCATGCAGCCGTCATGGCCTGGCCCTGATCCGCTTTTTGGCGCCGACCAGCACTGCGGCCCGCGTGCAGGCGGTTACGCAGCAGGCCGAAGGATTTCTGTATTTGGTCAGCCTGACCGGCGTCACCGGCGCCCGCGAGGCCCTGCCGGTTGATCTGGCGGCCTTTGTGGCGCGGGTCCGCGCGGCAACGACCGTACCGCTGGCCGTTGGCTTCGGCATTTCGACGCCCGCACAAGCGCACGCCGTGGCCCAGATCGCCGATGGCGTCATCGTCGGCACCGCCATCGTCACCCTTGCGGCCGGCCCCAACCCGGTGGCGGCCGTGCGCGATTTTGGGCAGGCGATGGTAAGGGCGCAGCACAAAGTGCAAAGTGCATAG
- the trpB gene encoding tryptophan synthase subunit beta, which produces MNQGSEPVNNPDPPTNQFLDVPDAAGHFGPYGGKFVPETLMPALDELEAAYLDAMGDAAFRAELDRLLTTYVGRPTPLTYARRLSEHLGGAQIYLKREDLAHSGAHKINNALGQALLVKRMGKRRVVAETGAGQHGVATATACALLGLECVVYMGTVDMARQQPNVFRMGLLGAEVRAVESGSKTLKDAITEAIRDWVTNVQSTHYLLGSALGPHPYPRMVRDFQRIIGVEARQQMLAQSGRLPDAIVACVGGGSNAIGIFHPFLADEEVMLIGVEAGGRGMAGGEHAARFGDPNKGRLGVLHGTRTYVLQDADGQIALTHSVSAGLDYAAVGPEHAWLRDQERAGYTFVTDEQALAGFHTLCRLEGIIPALESAHAIAHVLDLAPTMRKDQIILVNVSGRGDKDLDTVLREGGG; this is translated from the coding sequence ATGAACCAGGGAAGCGAGCCGGTGAATAACCCGGACCCTCCGACAAACCAGTTTCTTGACGTACCAGACGCCGCGGGTCATTTCGGCCCCTACGGCGGCAAGTTCGTGCCGGAGACACTGATGCCCGCGTTGGACGAATTGGAAGCGGCCTATCTGGATGCGATGGGCGATGCGGCTTTTCGCGCGGAGTTGGACAGGCTGCTCACCACCTACGTCGGTCGCCCCACGCCGCTGACCTACGCCCGCCGCCTGAGCGAGCATCTGGGCGGCGCGCAGATCTACCTCAAGCGCGAAGACCTGGCTCATTCGGGCGCGCACAAGATCAACAACGCGCTCGGCCAGGCGCTGCTGGTCAAGCGCATGGGCAAGCGCCGTGTGGTGGCCGAGACCGGCGCGGGTCAGCATGGGGTAGCCACGGCCACGGCCTGCGCGCTGCTGGGCCTGGAGTGCGTGGTCTACATGGGCACGGTGGACATGGCGCGCCAGCAGCCTAATGTTTTTCGCATGGGGCTGTTGGGCGCGGAGGTGCGGGCTGTGGAGAGCGGCAGCAAGACGCTCAAGGATGCCATCACCGAGGCGATCCGTGATTGGGTGACGAATGTGCAGTCAACGCACTACCTGCTTGGCTCCGCGCTGGGGCCGCATCCCTACCCGCGCATGGTACGCGATTTTCAGCGCATCATCGGCGTGGAGGCGCGGCAGCAGATGCTGGCGCAGAGCGGACGCCTGCCCGATGCCATTGTCGCCTGTGTGGGTGGCGGCTCCAACGCGATCGGCATCTTCCATCCCTTCCTGGCCGATGAGGAGGTCATGCTGATCGGCGTGGAGGCCGGCGGGCGCGGCATGGCCGGCGGCGAACATGCCGCCCGTTTCGGTGACCCCAACAAAGGCCGCCTGGGTGTCTTGCACGGCACGCGTACCTACGTCTTGCAGGACGCGGATGGGCAGATTGCGCTGACCCATTCGGTCTCCGCCGGGCTGGACTACGCGGCCGTGGGGCCTGAACATGCCTGGCTGCGCGATCAGGAGCGAGCGGGTTACACCTTCGTCACCGATGAGCAGGCCCTGGCAGGCTTCCACACGCTCTGCCGGCTGGAGGGCATCATCCCCGCGCTGGAGAGCGCACACGCCATCGCCCACGTCCTCGACCTGGCGCCCACCATGCGCAAGGATCAGATCATCCTGGTCAACGTCAGCGGGCGGGGAGACAAGGATTTGGATACGGTGCTGCGGGAGGGGGGAGGTTAG
- a CDS encoding NUDIX hydrolase, with the protein MTQAVSKPNASRQGWQIRASRHLYESHWYSVRQDEIRLPDGQEITFTQIEHPGFVSVVPVTPDGQIILIYSYRYTVDDWMWEIPAGGLGNKPGLTPLAVAREELAEEVGGVATEWRSVGSYYAGVGSSNVRAHVFLATGVQLSGAQHLESTEIIQVRRVPITEALQMARSGVMQDGQSALALLLCEPLLREALNGKG; encoded by the coding sequence ATGACACAAGCCGTTTCCAAGCCAAACGCTTCCCGCCAGGGCTGGCAGATTCGTGCCAGCCGGCATCTTTATGAAAGCCACTGGTACAGTGTGCGCCAGGATGAGATTCGCCTGCCCGATGGTCAGGAGATCACCTTTACCCAGATCGAGCATCCGGGCTTTGTCTCCGTGGTGCCGGTGACGCCGGATGGACAGATCATCCTGATCTACTCCTATCGCTACACGGTGGATGACTGGATGTGGGAAATCCCGGCCGGCGGTCTGGGTAACAAGCCTGGGTTGACGCCGCTGGCGGTGGCGCGGGAGGAGCTGGCCGAGGAGGTGGGCGGCGTGGCGACAGAATGGCGATCGGTCGGCAGCTACTACGCGGGCGTTGGGTCGAGCAATGTGCGCGCTCATGTCTTTCTGGCGACTGGCGTGCAGTTGAGCGGCGCACAGCATCTGGAGAGCACCGAGATCATCCAGGTGCGCCGTGTGCCGATCACCGAGGCCCTGCAGATGGCCCGCTCCGGTGTCATGCAGGACGGGCAGAGCGCCCTGGCCCTGCTGCTGTGCGAGCCACTGCTGCGGGAGGCGCTCAACGGGAAAGGATGA
- a CDS encoding phosphoribosylanthranilate isomerase produces the protein MTRVKICGLTNLEDALVAIAAGADLLGFVFYAKSPRGVTAAQAASIIQEIRRRPYGQGAVQIVGLFVDAPLHEMQETILACQLDLVQLHGGEPPHRLEQLAPRAYKALRPTSLDEAAAEAEWYADLGPPAGPQLLLDAFHPQLYGGSGRLGDWALAAGLAPRYRILLAGGLTPDNVRQAVRQVRPWGVDVSSGVEAAPGRKDPEKVRRFVAEAKQAFDRGAQ, from the coding sequence ATGACAAGAGTCAAAATATGTGGCCTGACGAACCTGGAAGACGCGCTGGTCGCCATCGCGGCGGGCGCGGACCTGCTCGGCTTTGTTTTCTATGCCAAATCGCCGCGCGGCGTCACCGCGGCGCAGGCGGCCTCGATCATCCAGGAAATCAGGCGCAGGCCATACGGGCAGGGCGCCGTGCAGATCGTGGGCCTGTTCGTGGATGCGCCGTTGCACGAGATGCAGGAGACGATCCTCGCCTGCCAGCTCGACCTGGTGCAGTTGCATGGCGGGGAGCCGCCGCACCGGCTGGAACAACTGGCGCCCCGCGCCTACAAGGCGCTGCGTCCCACCTCGCTGGACGAAGCCGCAGCCGAGGCCGAATGGTACGCTGATCTGGGACCGCCGGCCGGGCCGCAACTGCTGCTCGATGCCTTTCACCCGCAGCTTTACGGCGGCAGCGGGCGACTGGGCGATTGGGCGCTTGCCGCCGGCCTGGCGCCCCGCTACCGGATTCTGTTGGCCGGCGGTCTGACCCCGGACAACGTGCGGCAGGCTGTGCGCCAGGTGCGACCCTGGGGCGTAGATGTCAGCAGCGGGGTGGAGGCCGCGCCAGGCCGCAAAGACCCGGAGAAGGTCAGGCGCTTCGTGGCCGAGGCGAAACAAGCATTTGACAGAGGCGCCCAATGA
- a CDS encoding DUF554 domain-containing protein, producing MIGTILNIVTVIIGGGLGSLLGDRLPDKTRETVLAGLGLMTSAVGMSMALQTKNVLIPMFSVLLGGVLGEWARLEDHLEAVGRWLERRVGQRMASGQRSVTRAFVTASLVFCIGPMTILGSIQDGLTGDFQLLAVKSLLDGFASLAFAATLGPGVILSALTILVVQGSITGLTVALGSTLGEVTRQTPWVIEMTATGGVLVLGISLLLLDLRRVRVGNLMPAVLLAPLIVVALQALHINY from the coding sequence ATGATCGGCACCATTCTCAACATCGTCACCGTCATCATCGGGGGCGGCCTGGGCAGCCTGCTGGGCGACCGCCTGCCCGATAAGACGCGCGAGACGGTGCTGGCCGGTCTGGGCCTGATGACCAGTGCGGTTGGCATGAGCATGGCGCTGCAAACCAAGAATGTCCTGATTCCCATGTTCAGCGTACTCCTGGGCGGGGTGCTCGGTGAATGGGCGCGGCTGGAAGATCACCTGGAGGCGGTCGGTCGTTGGCTGGAGCGGCGGGTCGGCCAACGCATGGCGAGCGGGCAGCGCAGCGTGACCCGCGCCTTTGTCACCGCCAGCCTGGTCTTCTGCATCGGCCCGATGACCATTCTCGGCTCGATCCAGGATGGTCTGACCGGCGATTTTCAACTGTTGGCGGTCAAGTCGTTGCTCGATGGCTTTGCCTCGCTGGCCTTTGCCGCCACCCTGGGGCCAGGCGTGATCCTGTCTGCGTTGACGATTCTGGTCGTGCAGGGCAGCATCACCGGCCTCACCGTCGCGCTCGGCAGCACGCTTGGCGAAGTGACCCGCCAGACGCCATGGGTGATCGAGATGACCGCCACGGGCGGCGTACTTGTCCTGGGCATCAGCCTGCTCCTGCTCGATCTGCGCCGCGTGCGGGTGGGCAATCTGATGCCGGCTGTCCTGCTGGCGCCGCTGATCGTGGTTGCCTTGCAGGCGCTGCACATCAACTATTAA
- the trpD gene encoding anthranilate phosphoribosyltransferase, producing the protein MIQQAIARLLERQDLSEDEAFAALGEIMRGEATPAQIGGFLVALRMKGETVAEIAGCARAMRASAIPVYSRRFGPDELVDTCGTGGDHAGTFNISTTAAFVVAGAGVPVAKHGNRSITSRSGSADVLNALGVNLDLTPEQVAVCLDEANIAFLFAVKHHPAMRFAIGPRRELAARTVFNLLGPLTNPAGAKRQVIGVYDPALTADMAGVLGRLGSRAAFVVHALTPDGRPGLDELSTTGVNRVSQLHPDGHVSTFDLDTRELGLAPATLDDLRGGDAAANAMITRGILDGSQRGAPRDVVLLNAAAMLATLSGDWASGLTRARASLDSGAALACLEKLIATSQAAG; encoded by the coding sequence ATGATTCAACAGGCGATTGCCAGGCTTTTGGAACGACAGGATCTCAGCGAGGACGAGGCGTTCGCGGCCCTGGGCGAGATCATGCGCGGGGAGGCGACGCCGGCGCAGATTGGCGGCTTTCTGGTCGCGCTGCGCATGAAGGGCGAGACGGTGGCGGAGATTGCCGGCTGCGCACGCGCGATGCGCGCCAGCGCCATCCCTGTCTACTCCCGGCGCTTTGGCCCCGATGAGTTGGTGGACACCTGCGGCACGGGCGGCGATCATGCCGGCACCTTCAACATCTCCACCACGGCCGCCTTTGTGGTGGCCGGCGCGGGGGTGCCGGTCGCCAAGCATGGCAACCGTTCGATCACCAGCCGCTCGGGCAGCGCCGATGTGCTGAACGCGCTCGGCGTCAACCTCGATCTGACGCCAGAGCAGGTGGCGGTTTGCCTGGATGAAGCCAACATCGCCTTTCTCTTTGCGGTCAAACATCACCCGGCCATGCGCTTTGCCATCGGTCCGCGGCGTGAGCTGGCCGCGCGTACGGTGTTCAACCTGCTCGGCCCGCTGACCAATCCGGCCGGCGCCAAACGCCAGGTCATCGGCGTCTACGATCCTGCTCTGACCGCGGACATGGCCGGGGTGTTGGGACGCCTGGGCAGCCGCGCCGCCTTTGTCGTCCATGCCCTGACGCCGGACGGCAGGCCCGGCCTGGATGAGCTGAGCACGACCGGCGTCAACCGGGTCAGCCAACTGCACCCTGACGGCCATGTCAGCACGTTCGACCTGGATACGCGGGAGTTGGGCCTGGCGCCGGCCACGTTGGACGATCTGCGCGGCGGGGACGCGGCGGCCAATGCCATGATCACCCGCGGGATTTTGGATGGCTCACAGCGAGGCGCGCCGCGCGATGTGGTCTTGCTCAATGCGGCCGCCATGCTGGCCACCCTCAGCGGCGATTGGGCCTCTGGCCTGACCCGCGCCCGCGCCAGCCTGGACAGCGGCGCGGCCCTGGCCTGCCTGGAAAAGCTGATTGCGACCAGCCAGGCGGCGGGCTGA
- a CDS encoding aminodeoxychorismate/anthranilate synthase component II — protein sequence MIAFIDNYDSFTYNLVQYVGEIILQEKLGDPQEMLRVWRNDQVTVDELAALAPSHIIISPGPGTPEHDSGISNAVIARFHTTTPILGVCLGHQCLGHVFGGQVARAPRLMHGKTSPVYHTGRGIFNGLPSPFTATRYHSLIVLEPLPPVLEVTAFTAEGEVMGLRHRQFPHIVGVQFHPESILTECGKDLLRNFLALRG from the coding sequence GTGATTGCCTTTATTGATAACTACGACAGCTTTACCTATAACCTGGTGCAGTATGTGGGCGAGATCATCCTGCAGGAGAAGCTGGGCGACCCGCAGGAGATGCTGCGCGTCTGGCGCAATGACCAGGTGACGGTGGATGAACTGGCGGCCCTGGCGCCCAGCCACATCATCATCTCCCCCGGCCCTGGCACACCCGAACACGATTCCGGCATTTCCAACGCGGTCATCGCACGCTTTCATACCACCACCCCGATCCTGGGAGTCTGCCTGGGGCATCAGTGCCTGGGGCATGTCTTTGGCGGCCAGGTGGCGCGCGCGCCGCGCCTGATGCATGGCAAGACTTCGCCAGTCTATCATACCGGCCGCGGCATCTTCAACGGCCTGCCCAGCCCCTTCACCGCCACCCGTTATCATTCGTTGATCGTGCTGGAACCGCTGCCGCCCGTCCTCGAAGTCACGGCTTTCACCGCTGAAGGTGAAGTGATGGGGCTGCGCCATCGCCAGTTTCCGCATATCGTCGGCGTGCAGTTTCACCCGGAGTCCATCCTGACGGAGTGCGGCAAGGATTTGCTGCGGAATTTCCTCGCACTGAGGGGATAG
- the trpS gene encoding tryptophan--tRNA ligase: protein MTNNKRVFSGIQPSGNIHLGNYLGAITQWVASQDAYDNVFCIVDLHAITVPYDPQTLLAKTRELAALYLACGLDPQKSAIFVQSHVRQHTELTWLLNCLTPLGWLERMTQYKSKAQKQESVGTGLLDYPVLMAADILLYDTDLVPVGEDQKQHVELTRDLAQRVNFMFGDIFVVPEVVIRQSGARIMGFDNPEQKMSKSEKGQFHAVNLLDDPKLVRKTIMRAVTDSGSETRFEQAGAGVLNLLTVFEILAGWERPAIEAHFEGKGYGFLKKEVAETVIATLEPIQARYRMYADDPAELNRVLKHGADSVAPRAAATMNRVKSAMGFVLPA from the coding sequence ATGACCAACAACAAACGCGTCTTCTCCGGCATCCAGCCCTCCGGGAACATCCATCTCGGCAATTACCTGGGCGCAATCACGCAGTGGGTGGCATCGCAGGATGCCTACGACAACGTCTTCTGTATCGTGGACTTGCACGCGATTACGGTGCCCTATGACCCGCAAACGCTGCTGGCCAAGACACGGGAGCTGGCCGCGCTCTACCTGGCCTGCGGACTCGATCCCCAGAAGAGCGCGATCTTTGTGCAATCGCACGTGCGCCAGCATACTGAGCTGACCTGGCTGCTCAACTGCCTGACCCCCCTGGGCTGGCTGGAGCGCATGACCCAGTACAAATCGAAGGCGCAGAAGCAGGAGAGCGTGGGCACTGGCCTGCTTGATTACCCTGTGTTGATGGCCGCGGACATTCTGCTCTACGATACGGACCTGGTGCCGGTGGGCGAAGATCAGAAGCAGCACGTGGAACTGACGCGCGACCTCGCGCAGCGCGTCAATTTTATGTTCGGTGACATCTTCGTGGTGCCCGAGGTGGTGATTCGCCAGAGCGGCGCCCGCATCATGGGTTTCGACAATCCCGAACAGAAGATGAGCAAGAGCGAGAAGGGCCAGTTTCATGCCGTCAACCTGCTGGATGACCCCAAGCTGGTGCGCAAGACGATCATGCGCGCGGTGACCGACTCTGGCAGCGAGACGCGCTTCGAGCAAGCCGGCGCGGGGGTGCTGAATCTGCTGACCGTCTTCGAGATCCTGGCCGGTTGGGAGCGGCCGGCCATCGAGGCGCACTTCGAGGGGAAGGGCTATGGTTTCCTCAAGAAGGAGGTTGCCGAAACCGTCATCGCGACCCTGGAGCCGATTCAGGCGCGCTATCGGATGTACGCGGACGACCCGGCCGAGCTGAACCGTGTCCTCAAGCACGGCGCGGACAGCGTGGCCCCGCGCGCAGCCGCAACCATGAACAGGGTCAAATCGGCCATGGGCTTTGTTCTACCGGCCTGA
- the trpE gene encoding anthranilate synthase component I codes for MVKPTLDEFKALAGQGNLAPIVQELPADLETPVSVYLKLRSGGPSFLLESVERGEQLGRYSFIGVHPPLVLTARGPTVTIKSAAGALLETRTLPDDPLAAVADLLHQRHPIELPGLPRFTGGAVGFLSYDWVRFHERLPQTAPDDLNLPDFIFLLADNLVIFDHVRHRLLVLANARLDDDPLASYADAVARIDGIVARLRQPSMAPAIPETVSGAPWRSNFSQTEFETAVRQAKSYIAAGDIFQVVLSQRLQRDTDADPFTIYRALRMLNPSPYMFFLQLTDDLHIVGSSPEMHVRLEGRTAQLHPIAGTRWRGASPAEDARLAADLLADPKERAEHVMLVDLGRNDLGRVCEVGTVKVPLMMNVERYSHVMHITSDVQGTLAAEHDAFSLLRATFPAGTLSGAPKVRAMQIIEELEGTRRGVYGGCVGYIDYDGTMDTCITIRTIVMRGKTCFLQAGAGIVADSDPTAEWHESMNKAKALAVAVEQAEHGL; via the coding sequence ATGGTCAAGCCAACTCTCGACGAATTCAAGGCTCTTGCCGGCCAGGGTAACCTGGCGCCCATCGTTCAGGAGCTACCGGCCGACCTGGAAACCCCTGTGTCGGTCTACCTCAAACTGCGCAGCGGCGGCCCCTCCTTCCTGCTGGAGTCGGTGGAGCGCGGGGAACAGTTGGGCCGCTATTCGTTCATCGGCGTGCATCCACCTCTCGTGCTGACCGCCCGCGGCCCGACGGTGACTATCAAGAGCGCGGCCGGCGCGCTGTTGGAAACGCGCACCCTCCCCGATGACCCCCTGGCCGCGGTGGCCGACCTGCTGCACCAGCGCCATCCGATCGAGCTGCCCGGTCTGCCCCGCTTCACGGGCGGCGCAGTGGGCTTTCTCAGTTACGACTGGGTGCGTTTCCACGAACGACTGCCGCAGACGGCGCCCGATGACCTGAACCTACCAGACTTCATCTTTCTGCTGGCCGACAACCTGGTCATCTTCGACCATGTGCGCCATCGCCTGCTCGTGCTCGCCAATGCGCGGCTGGATGACGACCCGCTCGCCAGTTACGCGGACGCCGTGGCGCGCATTGATGGCATCGTGGCGCGGCTGCGCCAGCCATCAATGGCGCCCGCCATCCCAGAAACAGTCAGCGGTGCGCCCTGGCGCAGCAATTTCAGCCAGACCGAATTCGAGACCGCGGTCAGGCAGGCCAAGTCGTACATCGCGGCCGGCGACATCTTCCAGGTGGTGCTCAGTCAGCGCCTGCAGCGTGACACCGACGCCGATCCGTTTACCATCTACCGGGCGTTGCGCATGCTCAACCCCTCGCCCTACATGTTCTTCCTGCAATTGACCGATGACCTGCACATCGTTGGCTCTTCGCCGGAGATGCATGTGCGCCTGGAGGGACGGACCGCGCAATTGCACCCCATTGCGGGCACGCGCTGGCGTGGCGCTTCGCCGGCCGAAGATGCCCGCCTGGCTGCGGATCTGTTGGCCGACCCCAAGGAGCGCGCCGAGCATGTGATGCTGGTGGACTTGGGCCGCAACGACCTGGGGCGCGTGTGCGAGGTTGGCACCGTCAAGGTGCCGCTGATGATGAATGTGGAACGCTATAGCCACGTGATGCACATCACCAGCGACGTGCAAGGCACCCTGGCCGCTGAGCATGACGCCTTCAGCCTGCTGCGCGCCACCTTCCCGGCCGGCACGCTCAGCGGTGCGCCCAAGGTGCGCGCCATGCAGATCATCGAGGAACTGGAAGGCACCCGCCGCGGCGTCTACGGCGGCTGTGTGGGCTACATTGATTACGATGGCACCATGGACACCTGCATCACCATCCGCACGATCGTCATGCGGGGCAAAACCTGCTTCCTCCAGGCCGGCGCCGGCATCGTGGCCGACAGCGATCCCACGGCCGAGTGGCATGAGAGCATGAACAAGGCCAAAGCCCTGGCTGTGGCCGTCGAACAGGCAGAGCACGGTCTCTGA